A DNA window from Trypanosoma brucei brucei TREU927 chromosome 10, whole genome shotgun sequence contains the following coding sequences:
- a CDS encoding ATP-dependent DEAD/H RNA helicase, putative gives MVKEKLAGGKKRPREESLRTIPPNQSIGSELLDNEESKDVTFKSLGLCEELIGACKEAGWRMPTRIQVATIPVVSEGRDIIGVAQTGSGKTGAYVLPLVNWLLTQAKVPYLSILVMVPTRELAQQVAAQFVMLGSSVGLRVATLVGGADMVDQACELSRRPHVVVGTPGRVKDHLNNTKGFQLVKLHALVLDEADKMLEMDYEKEINAILEHLPHNRQTLLFSATLSTKIDRLQNASLNDPVLLEVHRKNTTVDTLKQYYVFAPFAQMLPYLHLYLTRESGNHILVFCRSAALVHRITLTLRVLGHQALPLMGRMDQKNRNIALTKFKEGRVRILVCTDVAQRGLDIPRTDVVVNFALPDRVEDYIHRVGRTARAGAQGKAVNIISQYDIVLLQKVEASTGVKCEEWPISDGDVAAVLQRVEDAEQEAVKEMRESDQEAKFEREARQLTTARRAKRERGDNDMGYDDAKHGTADFSTLRLRREHESVFQMTKKQQHKSLWAKRREVRKQMKS, from the coding sequence ATGGTTAAGGAGAAGTTGGCgggaggaaagaagcggCCAAGGGAGGAGTCGCTCCGTACCATACCGCCTAACCAAAGCATTGGCTCTGAGTTGCTGGACAACGAAGAGAGCAAGGATGTGACGTTTAAGTCACTTGGGCTGTGTGAGGAGCTTATTGGCGCGTGCAAAGAAGCGGGCTGGCGCATGCCGACGAGAATTCAGGTTGCAACAATTCCTGTTGTCTCCGAGGGGAGGGACATCATTGGCGTTGCGCAGACAGGCAGCGGGAAAACTGGAGCATACGTTCTGCCCCTCGTGAATTGGCTTTTAACGCAAGCAAAGGTTCCTTATCTTTCAATTCTAGTGATGGTTCCCACGCGCGAGCTTGCACAACAGGTTGCGGCACAGTTTGTTATGCTCGGGAGCAGCGTGGGCCTGCGTGTGGCGACTTTAGTTGGTGGGGCGGATATGGTTGATCAGGCATGCGAGTTGAGCCGGCGGCCGCACGTTGTTGTCGGCACGCCAGGCCGTGTAAAAGATCACCTGAACAACACGAAGGGGTTTCAACTGGTCAAGCTTCACGCACTTGTGCTCGATGAGGCTGATAAGATGCTAGAAATGGACTACGAAAAGGAGATAAACGCCATTCTGGAACATCTGCCACACAACCGCCAGACACTTCTATTCTCTGCCACCCTCAGCACGAAGATCGACCGTTTGCAGAACGCATCGCTTAATGACCCCGTTCTTCTTGAGGTTCATCGCAAAAACACAACTGTGGACACCCTCAAGCAGTATTACGTTTTCGCTCCGTTTGCGCAGATGCTTCCTTATCTTCATTTGTATCTTACGCGTGAGTCCGGGAACCACATTCTTGTCTTTTGCCGCAGTGCCGCGTTGGTACATCGCATCACGCTGACATTACGAGTGTTAGGCCACCAGGCATTGCCGCTCATGGGTCGCATGGATCAGAAGAACCGTAACATTGCCTTAACAAAGTTCAAGGAGGGTAGGGTGCGCATCCTTGTGTGTACAGATGTTGCGCAACGTGGTTTGGATATTCCCCGTACAGATGTTGTTGTCAACTTTGCGCTGCCGGACCGAGTGGAAGATTATATCCACCGCGTAGGGCGTACGGCGCGTGCTGGGGCACAGGGAAAGGCTGTCAACATTATCAGTCAATATGATATTGTGTTACTGCAGAAGGTGGAAGCGTCGACGGGTGTGAAGTGTGAAGAGTGGCCCATTAGTGATGGTGACGTTGCTGCTGTACTGCAGCGTGTAGAGGACgctgagcaggaggcggTGAAGGAGATGCGAGAGAGCGACCAGGAGGCGAAATTTGAGAGGGAAGCGCGCCAGTTAACTACTGCAAGGAGGGCAAAACGGGAGCGGGGCGACAACGATATGGGTTACGACGATGCAAAGCATGGCACGGCCGACTTCTCTACGCTGCGTCTCCGTCGTGAACACGAATCTGTCTTCCAAATGACgaagaaacagcagcacAAGTCACTCTGGGCAAAGCGGCGAGAGGTGCGGAAGCAGATGAAGTCATGA
- a CDS encoding major vault protein, putative (similar to Major vault protein beta (MVP-beta). (Swiss-Prot:P54659) (Dictyostelium discoideum); similar to Major vault protein (MVP) (Lung resistance- related protein). (Swiss-Prot:Q14764) (Homo sapiens)), which translates to MNDYLANELVLKLGVHQYAHITNDNDNGTVLITGPMTRTLGSDERLTKPITPFHVVPHGHYCCIENPHEVAEDGVTPVCDKSGQVKVSLGKRKIFVGPLAVPLYPEEKLVSVEPLTVLDTNSALLVRVIHDYTSEGGVRRSQGERYLFKGPGTYFPRVEETPLEVRHAVNIKKGCAIRLRALELFTDRTGRTRKRDDEYLYLTPGSYLCDVDEQFVEHVEPLIIPPDEALHVEVLRNFVDERPNAFNRARHAGEVYVVTHEDCPMFVPHPNEKILRTVHKMRLTDKQYAVIVNASKSRRRTITNVSYYLQVDEEVENDAIHGCYLLGEGQALLLRALDMFQDESVEPPVQRVAEDLWLLHGPREYVPHSLVEVCKDKNGNDIRERILLCDGDGIYVRDKTTGVVRTVTGPAAYMLGVHEELWEKSLPPDVEGCLQRQLSPMEGHIAAGQGPVLVPRNLVRSAYKTVVYKVPHRSVTQLYNYRTMKTRTIFGPDRVTLEPDEEFTVVKLSLPSSDGTSPAKCQSKESSRVNALHLFLGPSNVTDIVHVETRDHAQLALQLCYAWHFDVAHGDEAAARKCFGVDDFIADACSLIAGRIRAAVASLPFQQFHKSSVKVLQQAVFGINPVNGDPMSELRFDANNFVVTSVDTHTMEVLDPRTREGLQKSVKIAIEMSTQAQESSAQQVALAREQQSSALLAQQKMKDQVENETQRKALLEAEAKSAATISSGRFRSAADSAAKAASVEEETNLKCTRVRMKSEDIMNGALCEIEQNRRTQEHQYEAARASLEREFKRELSKIENDKFAAVMSALGPDTVEEIAKAGPELQAKLLESLGLQGYLVMDGSTPINLFNTASELTGHVQQ; encoded by the coding sequence ATGAATGATTATTTAGCGAATGAGCTGGTCCTGAAACTGGGGGTTCATCAGTATGCTCACATCACGAACGACAACGATAATGGTACGGTTCTTATCACCGGACCGATGACGCGCACGCTAGGTTCAGACGAGCGGTTAACCAAACCAATAACCCCCTTTCATGTGGTGCCACATGGGCACTACTGCTGTATTGAAAATCCTCACGAAGTAGCAGAAGATGGCGTTACGCCTGTCTGTGATAAGTCCGGACAGGTGAAGGTGTCTCTCGGAAAGCGGAAGATTTTTGTGGGTCCCCTCGCTGTTCCATTGTACCCTGAGGAAAAACTCGTGTCGGTGGAACCCCTCACGGTTCTCGACACGAATAGTGCCCTTCTTGTGCGCGTGATACATGACTACACATCTGAGGGTGGCGTGAGACGATCTCAGGGCGAGCGTTATTTGTTTAAAGGTCCCGGGACTTACTTTCCCCGCGTAGAGGAGACGCCACTAGAGGTGCGTCACGCTGTTAACATTAAGAAAGGGTGCGCAATTAGGCTACGTGCTTTGGAATTGTTCACTGATAGGACCGGACGTACCCGTAAACGGGATGATGAGTACCTTTATCTGACACCGGGGTCGTATTTGTGCGATGTGGATGAGCAGTTCGTCGAACACGTCGAGCCGCTTATTATACCCCCTGATGAGGCGTTACATGTCGAGGTGTTGCGCAACTTTGTGGACGAGCGGCCCAATGCCTTCAACAGAGCGCGCCACGCCGGGGAGGTGTACGTTGTCACCCACGAGGACTGCCCCATGTTCGTGCCTCatccaaatgaaaaaattttGCGTACTGTTCACAAGATGCGCCTTACGGACAAGCAATACGCTGTTATTGTGAATGCTTCTAAATCTCGGCGGCGTACTATAACCAACGTTTCCTATTACCTGCAAGTCGATGAGGAGGTGGAAAATGATGCAATACATGGATGTTATCTTCTTGGTGAGGGACAGGCACTTCTTTTGCGCGCCCTTGACATGTTTCAGGACGAAAGTGTGGAGCCACCAGTGCAGCGTGTGGCTGAGGACCTTTGGTTGCTCCACGGGCCACGGGAGTATGTTCCGCACAGTTTGGTGGAGGTATGCAAGGACAAAAATGGTAACGACATACGGGAACGCATTCTTTTGTGCGACGGTGATGGTATTTATGTGAGAGACAAAACCACGGGCGTAGTTAGAACAGTAACAGGTCCCGCAGCGTATATGCTTGGGGTTCACGAGGAGTTGTGGGAAAAATCACTTCCTCCGGATGTCGAAGGGTGTTTGCAGCGGCAGCTGTCTCCTATGGAGGGGCACATTGCTGCGGGACAAGGACCAGTGCTCGTTCCTCGTAATCTAGTGAGGAGTGCGTACAAAACAGTGGTCTACAAGGTTCCTCATCGGAGTGTGACACAGCTATACAACTACCGGACAATGAAAACCCGCACCATTTTTGGTCCCGACCGCGTTACTTTGGAGCCAGATGAAGAGTTTACAGTTGTAAAACTTTCGCTACCCTCGTCTGATGGGACAAGTCCCGCGAAATGCCAATCTAAGGAGTCCAGCCGTGTGAACGCTCTACATCTCTTCCTCGGCCCTTCGAACGTAACAGACATTGTCCACGTCGAAACACGGGATCATGCCCAGCTTGCCCTACAGCTGTGCTATGCATGGCATTTCGATGTTGCACACGGCGACGAGGCCGCTGCTCGTAAGTGCTTTGGTGTAGATGACTTCATCGCCGACGCATGTTCCCTTATTGCCGGGCGCATacgtgccgctgttgcatcccttccttttcagcAATTTCACAAGAGCAGTGTGAAGGTGCTTCAGCAGGCGGTATTTGGGATAAATCCTGTCAACGGCGATCCCATGAGTGAACTCCGATTTGACGCGAATAACTTTGTGGTTACTTCCGTTGACACTCATACAATGGAAGTTCTCGACCCCCGCACACGTGAAGGCCTCCAAAAGTCAGTAAAAATTGCTATTGAAATGTCAACTCAGGCCCAAGAATCGAGTGCACAGCAGGTTGCACTGGCACGTGAACAACAGTCTTCCGCCTTGCTTGCGcagcaaaaaatgaaagaccAGGTAGAAAATGAGACCCAGAGGAAGGCCCTGTTGGAAGCGGAGGCGAAGAGTGCTGCCACCATATCTTCAGGTCGTTTCAGATCAGCCGCTGATTCTGCTGCGAAGGCTGccagtgtggaagaggaGACCAACCTAAAGTGTACACGCGTTCGTATGAAGAGTGAAGATATTATGAATGGTGCGCTGTGCGAGATCGAGCAGAACAGGCGGACTCAGGAGCATCAATACGAAGCGGCTCGAGCTTCTCTCGAACGTGAGTTTAAGCGAGAGCTCTCCAAAATTGAGAATGACAAGTTTGCCGCGGTGATGAGCGCTCTGGGCCCTGATACGGTGGAAGAAATTGCGAAGGCCGGTCCCGAACTCCAAGCCAAGCTGCTGGAAAGTTTGGGACTCCAGGGATACTTAGTTATGGATGGCAGCACTCCCATTAACCTCTTCAACACAGCGTCAGAGTTGACTGGTCATGTGCAGCAGTAA